The Triticum aestivum cultivar Chinese Spring chromosome 3A, IWGSC CS RefSeq v2.1, whole genome shotgun sequence genome includes a region encoding these proteins:
- the LOC123061061 gene encoding cell number regulator 5 → MLKRGLSRADPVARFGCNPSGKKLGRAPTVPPRISKRHGGFSSWGIQRRERSWTGEARSRISTNLGVGASRVLTIYWSSVGCNEMAGKGSYVPPQYVPLYGLDTEEDSVPEVEENIATRQGLSRDPTQWSSGICACFDDPQSCCIGATCPCFLFGKNAQFLGSGTLAGSCTTHCMLWGLLTSFCCLCTGGLVLAVPGSAVACYACGYRQALRTKYNLPEAPCGDLTTHLFCHLCAICQEYREIRERTDSGTSSAPDVTPPPVQTMDEL, encoded by the exons ATGTTGAAGCGTGGGTTGAGCCGTGCCGACCCAGTGGCCAGGTTTGGCTGCAACCCCTCTGGGAAAAAACTTGGGCGAGCACCGACAGTTCCGCCGCGAATCTCAAAGCGCCACGGCGGCTTCTCGAG CTGGGGCATTCAGCGGAGAGAGCGCTCCTGGACTGGGGAGGCGAGGTCGCGGATAAGCACCAATTTGGGCGTCGGCGCTTCAAGGGTCCTCACGATATATTG GAGTTCTGTGGGGTGTAACG AGATGGCTGGAAAAGGAAGCTATGTTCCGCCGCAGTATGTTCCGTTATATGGTCTAGACACTGAGGAGGATAGTGTTCCTGAGGTGGAGGAGAACATTGCCACGCGCCAAGGATTAAGCCGGGATCCTACACAATGGTCTTCAGGCatttgtgcttgttttgatgatccACAGAGCT GTTGTATTGGTGCGACTTGCCCCTGCTTTCTCTTTGGAAAAAATGCACAGTTCTTGGGATCTGGAACTCTCGCTGGATCATGCACTACGCATTGCATGCTTTGGGGCCTTCTGACAAGTTTCTGCTGTCTGTGTACTGGGGGGCTTGTATTAGCAGTTCCAGGGTCTGCTgttgcttgttatgcttgtggataCCGCCAAGCACTAAGAACAAAGTACAACCTTCCG GAAGCACCATGCGGCGATTTGACGACACACTTATTCTGCCATCTGTGTGCGATATGCCAAGAGTACAGGGAGATCCGCGAGAGAACAGACAGTGGCACCTCTTCAGCTCCTGATGTTACCCCACCTCCGGTGCAGACAATGGATGAACTTTGA